A single window of [Clostridium] hylemonae DSM 15053 DNA harbors:
- a CDS encoding diaminopimelate decarboxylase, producing MKKETFVTKEQLDEIIKDYPTPFHLYDEKGIRRNMQALRDAFSWNKGYKEYFAVKATPNPYLIDILREYGCGCDCSSYTELMLSEAVGATGDDIMFSSNDTPAEEFIYAEKLGAIINLDDITHIEFLEETIGYIPKTISCRYNPGGLFKISNDIMDNPGDSKYGMTTEQLFEAFKILKSKGAEEFGIHAFLASNTVTNEYYPMLAKILFEEAVRLQKETGVHIKFINLSGGIGIPYTPDQEPNDIRIIGDGVRRVYEEVLVPAGMGDVEIYTELGRFMLGPYGCLVTEAIHEKHTHKEYIGVDACAVNLMRPAMYGAYHHVTVMGREDCPCDHKYDVVGSLCENNDKFAIDRMLPKVEMGDILVIHDTGAHGFSMGYNYNGKLKSAELLLKEDGSAQLIRRAETPADYFATFDCFDIGKKLLNMR from the coding sequence ATGAAAAAAGAAACATTTGTGACAAAAGAGCAGTTGGACGAGATCATCAAAGACTATCCGACGCCGTTTCATTTATATGATGAGAAAGGAATACGCAGGAATATGCAGGCACTGCGGGATGCGTTTTCATGGAATAAAGGATACAAAGAATATTTTGCCGTAAAGGCGACTCCAAATCCGTACCTTATCGATATACTCAGAGAGTATGGCTGCGGCTGCGACTGTTCCTCTTATACGGAACTTATGCTGTCTGAGGCGGTAGGAGCGACAGGGGACGACATCATGTTTTCCTCAAATGATACACCGGCGGAAGAGTTCATATACGCGGAGAAGCTGGGGGCGATCATCAACCTGGATGATATTACACATATAGAGTTTCTGGAGGAGACGATCGGTTATATCCCGAAGACGATCAGCTGCCGTTATAATCCGGGAGGACTGTTTAAGATCAGTAATGACATCATGGATAATCCGGGCGACTCCAAATACGGTATGACGACAGAGCAGCTGTTTGAAGCGTTTAAGATATTAAAGTCCAAAGGGGCCGAGGAATTTGGAATTCATGCATTTCTTGCCAGCAACACGGTGACGAACGAATATTATCCGATGCTTGCCAAGATATTATTTGAAGAAGCCGTCCGGCTTCAGAAGGAGACAGGCGTACACATTAAGTTCATCAACCTTTCGGGAGGAATCGGCATCCCCTACACGCCGGATCAGGAACCGAATGATATAAGGATCATCGGGGACGGTGTGCGGCGCGTATATGAAGAAGTCCTCGTCCCGGCAGGAATGGGAGATGTGGAGATATATACAGAACTCGGACGTTTTATGCTCGGTCCATATGGATGTCTTGTGACAGAGGCGATCCACGAAAAGCACACACACAAAGAGTACATCGGTGTGGATGCCTGCGCTGTGAATCTCATGCGCCCGGCAATGTACGGAGCATATCACCATGTAACTGTGATGGGCAGGGAGGACTGCCCATGTGACCACAAGTATGATGTTGTCGGTTCCCTCTGCGAGAATAATGATAAATTTGCGATCGACCGTATGCTCCCTAAAGTTGAGATGGGTGACATTCTCGTGATCCACGATACGGGGGCCCATGGCTTCTCCATGGGGTACAATTATAACGGCAAACTGAAATCAGCGGAACTTCTATTGAAAGAAGACGGGAGCGCGCAGCTTATAAGACGCGCAGAGACACCGGCCGATTACTTTGCAACCTTTGACTGCTTTGATATCGGTAAGAAACTGCTGAATATGAGATGA